The following are from one region of the Candidatus Ozemobacteraceae bacterium genome:
- a CDS encoding DUF58 domain-containing protein, translated as MNAGLVTTRVVLLLLCGTLPLMVTTSHMLAVAVLAAWNLFVLLLVAADNRLTPKATLVDVKRVIANKLSIGESNDVILRVENQSFQKLEVTLLDAPPESFGAPGEPLVITLEPRTRAEVRYRVVPPRRGKFSFGNVSIRFRGRLELIVRQREVPCEMPVDVYPNIKNVARFELRVRRSHLIETGLKSERRRGNGTDFESLREYVRGDEFRRVDWKATARRHKLISREYQSEVNQSVLVLLDCGRTMGAPLPRGTMLDATVDAALLLIQRVIRNGDNAGLLAFTDRPIRFVPPAKGKRQLHLVMSQLAAVQPQRTESDYGAAFRYLMARRVKRSLLIILTDLTTGEAAARLTKDVPILLRKHLPVVVSVFHPTLAASMAQSPDTLDRAWESIVARDTLARVKTAHKDLELLGVGTLLLPPEKLGTSLLANYLRLKLRSKL; from the coding sequence ATGAACGCCGGCCTGGTGACGACCCGCGTCGTGCTGCTGTTGCTGTGCGGCACGCTTCCGCTCATGGTGACGACGTCACACATGCTGGCCGTCGCCGTCCTTGCCGCCTGGAACCTCTTCGTCCTGCTGCTCGTCGCCGCCGACAATCGTCTCACACCGAAGGCAACGCTCGTCGACGTGAAACGGGTCATCGCGAACAAGCTGTCGATCGGCGAATCGAACGACGTCATCCTCCGGGTCGAGAACCAGTCGTTCCAGAAGCTCGAAGTGACGCTGCTCGATGCGCCGCCCGAGTCGTTCGGCGCGCCCGGCGAGCCGCTGGTCATCACGCTCGAACCCCGCACCCGCGCCGAGGTCCGCTACCGCGTCGTTCCGCCCAGGCGCGGCAAATTCTCGTTCGGGAACGTGTCGATCCGGTTCCGGGGCCGTCTCGAGCTGATCGTGCGCCAGCGTGAGGTTCCCTGCGAGATGCCGGTCGATGTGTATCCGAACATCAAGAACGTCGCCCGGTTCGAACTTCGCGTGCGGCGCAGCCATCTCATCGAGACCGGCCTCAAGAGCGAGCGCCGGCGCGGCAACGGCACCGATTTCGAGAGCCTCCGCGAGTACGTGCGCGGCGACGAGTTCCGCCGGGTCGACTGGAAGGCGACCGCGCGCCGCCACAAGCTGATTTCCCGGGAATACCAGTCCGAAGTAAACCAGTCGGTCCTCGTCCTGCTCGACTGCGGCCGGACGATGGGCGCCCCGCTGCCCCGCGGGACGATGCTCGACGCGACCGTCGACGCGGCCCTGCTGCTCATTCAGCGGGTCATCCGCAACGGCGACAACGCAGGCCTTCTCGCATTCACCGACCGACCGATCCGGTTCGTACCGCCGGCGAAGGGGAAACGCCAGCTTCATCTCGTCATGTCGCAACTCGCGGCCGTCCAGCCCCAGCGCACCGAGTCGGATTACGGCGCGGCGTTCCGATATCTCATGGCGCGCCGCGTCAAGCGTTCCCTGCTGATCATCCTCACCGATCTCACCACCGGGGAGGCCGCCGCCCGGCTCACGAAGGACGTGCCCATCCTGCTGCGCAAGCATCTTCCCGTCGTCGTCTCGGTCTTCCATCCGACCCTCGCCGCGAGCATGGCCCAAAGCCCCGACACGCTCGACCGGGCCTGGGAAAGCATCGTGGCGCGCGACACGCTCGCCCGGGTGAAGACGGCCCACAAGGATCTCGAGCTTCTCGGCGTCGGAACGCTTCTCCTGCCCCCGGAAAAACTCGGCACCTCGCTTCTCGCGAATTACCTGCGCCTGAAACTCCGCTCGAAACTCTGA
- a CDS encoding stage II sporulation protein M, with the protein MNERWQQLEATLDHLDRHIVGRVEPSRLLELGALYQETLSDLGRARTSGDERLQRYLNRLVARAYSHIYRRNDDSILLSGLDFVLRRFPMLVLERGHFIMTALLIFLFSGIIGFLCVGADSKLIDLVIPPSMRSAISEDLARGKVGRDMADESRVQVSSFIMTNNIKVSFYAFAFGFLFGIGTIYIMIYNGLLLGGLASVYHDAGQALAFWSLILPHGVIELPCCFIAGGAGLVLGYALVDPGRHERFDWLAHEGRTAAKLVAGVVPMLVIAALVETWVTPAQLPIPLKYLVAAVLFLATVIYLTWPALAQSFERSFRRR; encoded by the coding sequence ATGAACGAACGCTGGCAGCAGCTCGAGGCGACGCTGGACCATCTCGACCGCCATATCGTCGGCCGCGTCGAGCCGAGCCGCCTTCTCGAACTCGGGGCCCTGTACCAGGAGACCCTGAGCGACCTCGGCCGCGCCCGGACGAGCGGCGACGAGCGACTCCAGCGGTATCTGAACCGCCTCGTCGCCCGGGCCTATTCGCACATCTACAGGCGGAACGACGATTCGATCCTGCTGAGCGGTCTCGACTTCGTTCTCAGGCGCTTCCCGATGCTCGTCTTGGAACGCGGCCATTTCATCATGACGGCGCTCCTGATCTTCCTGTTCTCCGGAATCATCGGGTTTCTGTGCGTCGGCGCTGACTCGAAACTGATCGATCTCGTGATTCCCCCGTCGATGCGAAGCGCGATCAGCGAAGACCTCGCCCGGGGAAAGGTCGGCCGCGACATGGCCGACGAGTCGCGCGTCCAGGTTTCGAGCTTCATCATGACGAACAATATCAAGGTATCATTCTACGCCTTCGCCTTCGGTTTTCTGTTTGGCATCGGAACTATATACATTATGATATATAACGGGTTGCTTCTCGGTGGCCTCGCGTCGGTCTACCACGACGCGGGCCAGGCGCTCGCCTTCTGGTCGCTAATCCTTCCCCACGGAGTGATCGAATTGCCGTGCTGTTTCATCGCGGGGGGAGCGGGCCTCGTTCTCGGGTATGCGCTGGTCGATCCGGGCCGGCACGAGCGGTTCGACTGGCTCGCGCACGAAGGCCGGACCGCGGCGAAACTCGTCGCGGGCGTCGTGCCGATGCTCGTGATCGCCGCCCTGGTCGAGACGTGGGTGACGCCGGCGCAGCTTCCGATTCCCCTGAAATACCTGGTCGCTGCGGTTTTGTTTCTCGCGACGGTGATCTACCTGACGTGGCCCGCCCTGGCTCAGAGTTTCGAGCGGAGTTTCAGGCGCAGGTAA
- a CDS encoding zinc ribbon domain-containing protein: MDRTEMKTCPECGTTASDQQQFCRRCGLEFPPESLEEERTLRAAIPEKGVGSCIGSAFRIAVVLFLIGIVMVLIPPRRTVRTTSREKACYANMRVLLGAIEMYNMDSVVMQKSMNEQVINRLTEKNYLKGGLSKPERGCRYSSTGDMTANGRICCDVHGTVESDLQDR, from the coding sequence ATGGATCGAACGGAAATGAAGACCTGTCCGGAATGCGGGACGACCGCATCGGACCAGCAGCAGTTCTGTCGCCGGTGCGGCCTCGAATTTCCCCCGGAATCGCTGGAGGAGGAACGGACCCTTCGTGCCGCGATTCCCGAGAAAGGCGTGGGATCCTGCATCGGAAGCGCGTTCAGGATTGCCGTCGTCCTGTTTCTCATCGGCATCGTGATGGTTCTCATCCCGCCGCGACGGACGGTTCGCACCACGTCGAGGGAAAAAGCCTGTTATGCGAACATGCGCGTTCTGCTCGGCGCCATCGAAATGTACAACATGGACAGCGTTGTCATGCAGAAATCCATGAACGAGCAGGTCATCAACCGTCTGACGGAAAAAAATTATCTGAAAGGCGGACTCAGCAAGCCCGAACGGGGATGCAGGTATTCCTCCACCGGCGACATGACGGCAAACGGCAGGATCTGCTGTGACGTTCACGGAACCGTCGAAAGCGACCTGCAGGATCGGTAG
- a CDS encoding SH3 domain-containing protein, protein MKTTGRNVFRLLLAAVAVLSLPFAGEAARRYVIPTWYGYGVVSQSVGVISPYIISSTFHPSMHPGYLPYYLPSQDPAYYSAYRPWNPAGVTAPGYYYQTPAGSLAPFWDGTAWVYRQASPAGTAGVPLTNLNLRSNPGFGSSRNRDRNVIGSIARGEQVYVLGRYGDWYYVQSASQPQKFGYAYARYIQLQGAFNMPAFSAWPSSYPMYSYPNGWQQPVAVSPAGY, encoded by the coding sequence ATGAAGACTACGGGAAGAAACGTTTTCCGGCTCCTTCTTGCAGCCGTTGCCGTTCTCTCTCTGCCCTTCGCGGGCGAAGCGGCCAGGCGATACGTGATACCGACCTGGTATGGGTACGGCGTCGTCTCGCAGAGCGTCGGCGTCATTTCTCCGTATATTATATCATCGACATTTCATCCATCGATGCACCCGGGATACCTGCCGTATTATCTCCCGTCCCAGGACCCCGCCTATTACTCGGCCTACCGGCCCTGGAACCCCGCGGGCGTGACCGCGCCCGGCTACTATTATCAGACGCCGGCCGGATCGCTCGCCCCTTTCTGGGACGGCACGGCCTGGGTCTATCGCCAGGCGAGCCCCGCCGGCACGGCCGGCGTCCCCTTGACGAATCTGAACCTCCGCTCCAATCCCGGGTTCGGCTCGAGCCGCAACCGTGACCGCAACGTCATCGGCAGCATTGCCCGAGGCGAGCAGGTGTATGTGCTCGGCCGATACGGCGACTGGTATTACGTGCAGTCCGCATCCCAACCGCAGAAATTCGGATATGCCTACGCGCGATACATCCAGCTGCAGGGCGCGTTCAACATGCCCGCCTTCTCCGCCTGGCCCTCTTCGTATCCCATGTATTCCTATCCGAACGGCTGGCAGCAGCCCGTCGCCGTTTCCCCCGCGGGCTATTGA
- a CDS encoding DUF1045 domain-containing protein has protein sequence MQIMKQRILSALVLSLALMGFLALTASFGQPASGPAPLPETVKLNVFAIVSDELETMASKAGEALKTEEQLDSYPSMGYQVHCTLYMTQYAPEKASLVQGIVASLAETVKPFPVTAAGISATKDFWLFINLDKNRNLQTLSDTVVQQLCEHRFPSDFVPDWVKQYPQKLEYVTKYGSPNVFAEFEPHLTLLAKSDPAKVDGFVKRHANDAEFGTPKQGHIVGIGVGIADRAGQIKQPLAVYRFK, from the coding sequence ATGCAGATCATGAAACAGCGCATCCTTTCCGCCCTTGTTCTCTCCCTGGCCCTCATGGGCTTCCTGGCCCTGACCGCGTCGTTCGGACAGCCGGCAAGCGGCCCCGCGCCCCTTCCCGAGACGGTGAAACTGAACGTCTTCGCGATCGTTTCCGACGAGCTCGAAACAATGGCTTCAAAAGCCGGCGAAGCCCTCAAGACCGAGGAACAGCTCGACTCCTACCCGTCCATGGGCTACCAGGTGCACTGTACATTATATATGACACAATATGCTCCGGAAAAGGCGTCTCTCGTCCAGGGAATCGTCGCCTCGCTCGCCGAGACCGTCAAGCCGTTTCCCGTGACCGCGGCGGGGATATCCGCGACCAAGGATTTCTGGCTGTTCATCAACCTGGACAAAAACCGCAACCTCCAGACGCTGTCGGACACGGTCGTGCAGCAGCTCTGCGAACACCGGTTCCCGAGCGACTTCGTTCCCGACTGGGTGAAGCAGTATCCCCAGAAACTCGAGTATGTCACCAAATACGGCAGTCCGAACGTGTTCGCCGAGTTCGAGCCTCATTTGACGCTTCTCGCCAAGTCCGATCCGGCGAAAGTCGACGGCTTCGTCAAGCGCCACGCGAACGACGCCGAGTTCGGCACCCCGAAACAGGGCCATATCGTCGGCATCGGCGTCGGGATCGCGGACAGGGCAGGGCAGATCAAGCAACCGCTTGCCGTGTACCGGTTCAAATGA
- a CDS encoding alpha-amylase family glycosyl hydrolase, with translation MSKDLLGTKGIRLYNLFPRLAGSMNGWKSHLGRISFMGFNALYVNPFHYPGFSGSLYSPKDYYKFNPLFIDNDSPSSPADQLKEFVSACHEQGLLFMMDLVINHTAIDCTLIQEHPDWFKRSADGQVIHPGAWDNGKWVEWGDLAEVDNAGSPDRENLWQFWWKMMSYYMDMGIDGFRCDMAYQVPDDLWRFLIQRARQKKPGCMFLAESLGCSFQQVENLAKLGFDYLFNSIKYWDYNQPWGMEQYFRTSPVVASIAFPESHDTNRLMEEYEGNLAAVKRQLLFCALFSKGFMMPIGFEFGFRRHCDVVRTEPSWWENTGIDMTEYIQKVCRLKDTNEVLNREAGLQIVDQENWYNIFCFKRSAPGCKTVFVAVNKDRYNHQRLFIPDLASVLGPGIPRDISPEYAMSSVPRCFEYTLRPAEIKILTLG, from the coding sequence ATGTCGAAAGACCTGCTTGGCACGAAAGGTATCCGTCTCTACAATCTCTTCCCCAGGCTGGCCGGAAGCATGAACGGCTGGAAATCTCATCTGGGCCGAATTTCCTTCATGGGTTTCAATGCCCTGTACGTGAACCCCTTCCATTACCCCGGGTTCAGCGGCAGTCTCTACTCGCCGAAGGATTACTACAAATTCAACCCCCTCTTCATCGACAATGATTCTCCATCGAGCCCGGCCGACCAGCTCAAGGAGTTCGTTTCGGCATGCCACGAACAGGGGCTGCTGTTCATGATGGATCTGGTCATCAACCACACCGCGATCGACTGCACCCTCATCCAGGAGCATCCCGACTGGTTCAAACGATCTGCCGACGGACAGGTCATTCATCCCGGCGCCTGGGACAACGGCAAATGGGTCGAATGGGGCGATCTTGCAGAGGTCGACAACGCCGGATCACCCGACCGCGAGAATCTCTGGCAGTTCTGGTGGAAGATGATGTCCTATTACATGGATATGGGCATCGACGGCTTCCGATGCGACATGGCCTACCAGGTGCCTGACGACCTGTGGCGCTTCCTGATCCAGCGGGCCCGACAAAAAAAGCCCGGGTGCATGTTCCTGGCGGAGTCGCTGGGCTGCAGTTTTCAGCAGGTCGAGAACCTCGCGAAGCTCGGCTTCGACTACCTGTTCAACTCGATCAAATACTGGGATTACAATCAGCCGTGGGGCATGGAGCAGTATTTCAGGACAAGCCCCGTCGTCGCGAGCATTGCGTTCCCCGAGTCGCACGACACGAACCGTCTCATGGAGGAATACGAAGGGAACCTCGCGGCCGTCAAGCGACAGCTTCTCTTCTGCGCCCTGTTCAGCAAGGGGTTCATGATGCCGATCGGCTTTGAATTCGGCTTCCGCCGCCATTGCGACGTCGTGCGCACCGAGCCATCGTGGTGGGAGAACACCGGGATAGATATGACGGAATATATTCAGAAGGTGTGCCGGCTCAAGGACACGAACGAAGTGTTGAACCGTGAAGCCGGTCTTCAGATCGTCGACCAGGAAAACTGGTACAACATCTTCTGTTTCAAACGCTCGGCCCCCGGTTGCAAGACCGTTTTCGTCGCCGTGAACAAGGACCGCTACAACCATCAGCGGCTCTTCATTCCCGATCTCGCAAGCGTTCTCGGGCCCGGCATCCCGAGGGACATCTCGCCGGAATATGCGATGAGTTCCGTACCGAGATGCTTCGAATACACCCTCCGACCCGCCGAGATCAAAATCCTCACCCTCGGCTGA
- a CDS encoding glycosyltransferase family 39 protein, protein MDQTRQPPEEDRKEAGHMAEPQPGPDGNSRQESGDAERGSDVQPPTEGMEAEESDEADEEVVPVLPALAENIASRINLRLSPMAIQWLVGIAAFALIAFQLGTQNLFETSEARYASVARAMADGGSLLRPQLNGVSHFTKPPLTYWAGALGIKLFGPTEQGVKAFLPVAAALTAVGCYRIGLLLTTVRSALCATIVLLTSLFFAVQFRGLTADPLLAMFETWMIWALIRYRTKPSNALATGFWALAGFAFLTKGPPGLLPLLGLIPGIALRGGGESIKALLKHVTGWAAFGVIGLGWYLWMGYNVPGLFRYFIFDETIARVASEAHGRTGPIFYFALVMIAGMFPWTAFFAGGVVQNFREAQAKDQPWGLPVFLWFAVSFIVLSLARSKLAPYALPLLVPASLMTGGYLSNLFSYDNEEPFAYKLESALTIIFFAFLGVTIMTMSFMGALPDPKIARVAFFIAFYFMFLAVFGYTFMNLGIVKGIILVLGVTVPGIMLMLLPTINGDEILLKERPLPGYRKLLRRVAALPPNARILFAKDVLEGTRFYTGRDIPTWGVKRETRFEPRSEKLVLFGDELLRTMAAPDLYLLMRRSARDAIRTITQYSIDEVEIQGKWGLYLCGRSLTDSELSALPAPALAPGAAPGAPMEPPVYDIGDIAGTGSMATPGIQVPFAGRTPPVTAHIDAISSTGTEMKLRDPAAADWVAAMASRGARLTVPGETEKSAPKPASKTSPVAQPKPAPKHPLKPAPKPDLASATQPVQKRPQNTPVKPEQKPAEKPVPTASPSKNP, encoded by the coding sequence ATGGATCAGACACGACAGCCGCCTGAAGAAGATCGGAAAGAAGCCGGCCACATGGCGGAACCTCAACCTGGCCCTGATGGCAACTCCCGGCAGGAGTCCGGGGATGCCGAACGGGGCTCCGATGTTCAGCCGCCCACGGAAGGCATGGAAGCAGAGGAATCGGACGAAGCTGACGAGGAAGTCGTTCCCGTTCTTCCGGCTCTCGCGGAAAACATCGCATCTCGAATCAACCTCCGGCTGTCCCCGATGGCGATTCAGTGGCTCGTCGGCATCGCCGCGTTCGCTCTGATCGCTTTCCAACTCGGAACGCAAAACCTCTTCGAGACGTCGGAGGCGCGCTATGCGTCGGTGGCCCGGGCCATGGCCGACGGCGGCAGTCTCCTCAGGCCGCAATTGAACGGGGTCTCCCATTTCACCAAGCCTCCGCTGACATACTGGGCCGGGGCCCTCGGGATCAAGCTGTTCGGTCCCACGGAGCAGGGCGTGAAAGCGTTTCTGCCTGTCGCCGCGGCCCTGACGGCCGTCGGCTGTTACCGCATCGGTCTGCTGCTGACAACGGTCCGGAGCGCGCTGTGCGCCACGATCGTTTTGCTGACGAGCCTGTTTTTCGCGGTCCAGTTCCGGGGGCTGACGGCTGATCCGCTTCTGGCCATGTTCGAAACTTGGATGATCTGGGCATTGATCCGGTATCGGACGAAGCCGTCCAACGCTCTCGCCACCGGCTTCTGGGCCCTGGCCGGCTTCGCGTTTCTTACGAAAGGCCCCCCCGGCCTTCTTCCGCTGCTCGGTCTGATCCCGGGAATCGCCCTGCGCGGCGGCGGAGAATCGATCAAGGCCCTTCTGAAACACGTCACCGGCTGGGCTGCATTCGGCGTGATCGGCCTCGGGTGGTATCTCTGGATGGGATACAACGTGCCGGGGCTGTTCAGGTATTTCATTTTCGACGAAACGATCGCCCGCGTCGCCTCGGAAGCCCATGGAAGGACCGGGCCGATCTTCTATTTCGCCCTCGTCATGATTGCCGGAATGTTTCCCTGGACGGCGTTCTTTGCCGGCGGGGTTGTGCAGAATTTCCGCGAAGCGCAAGCGAAGGATCAGCCATGGGGGCTTCCGGTCTTTCTCTGGTTTGCGGTTTCTTTCATCGTGCTTTCCCTCGCCAGATCGAAACTCGCTCCCTATGCCCTGCCGCTTCTCGTTCCGGCGTCTCTCATGACCGGCGGATACCTGTCGAACCTGTTCAGCTACGACAACGAGGAGCCCTTCGCCTACAAGCTCGAGTCGGCGCTGACGATCATCTTTTTCGCATTTCTCGGCGTTACGATCATGACGATGTCCTTCATGGGCGCCCTGCCCGATCCGAAAATCGCCCGGGTCGCGTTCTTCATCGCCTTCTATTTCATGTTCCTGGCCGTTTTCGGCTATACCTTCATGAACCTCGGCATCGTGAAGGGGATCATCCTCGTTCTCGGCGTCACCGTTCCAGGCATTATGCTCATGCTTCTGCCCACGATCAATGGCGACGAGATCCTTTTGAAGGAACGCCCCCTGCCGGGATACAGGAAGCTCCTCCGGAGAGTGGCGGCCCTTCCCCCCAACGCCAGGATTCTTTTTGCGAAAGACGTCCTGGAAGGGACGAGGTTCTATACCGGTCGCGATATTCCAACGTGGGGCGTGAAGCGCGAGACCCGCTTCGAGCCAAGGTCCGAAAAGCTGGTGCTGTTCGGAGACGAACTTCTCCGGACGATGGCCGCCCCCGATCTATATCTGCTGATGCGCCGTTCCGCGCGCGACGCGATACGGACGATAACGCAGTATTCGATCGACGAGGTCGAAATTCAGGGGAAATGGGGGCTCTACCTCTGCGGACGCTCGCTCACCGACAGCGAACTCTCCGCACTCCCCGCCCCCGCCCTTGCCCCCGGCGCCGCGCCCGGAGCTCCGATGGAGCCTCCCGTCTACGACATCGGCGACATCGCCGGTACCGGATCGATGGCGACTCCCGGAATCCAGGTTCCGTTCGCGGGGAGGACGCCTCCGGTAACGGCACATATCGACGCCATCTCATCCACCGGAACCGAGATGAAACTTCGGGACCCCGCCGCAGCTGACTGGGTCGCAGCCATGGCGAGCAGGGGCGCCCGCCTCACCGTTCCCGGCGAAACGGAAAAGTCGGCGCCGAAACCCGCTTCGAAAACGTCGCCGGTGGCGCAGCCGAAACCCGCCCCGAAACATCCTCTGAAACCCGCGCCGAAGCCGGATCTGGCTTCGGCGACGCAGCCCGTCCAGAAACGTCCTCAGAATACCCCCGTGAAACCCGAACAGAAGCCGGCTGAAAAACCGGTGCCCACGGCGAGCCCGTCCAAGAACCCCTGA
- a CDS encoding lipid-A-disaccharide synthase N-terminal domain-containing protein, which produces MNLEFWLVLGLFGQLMFFMRFFVQWLESERQKKSVIPVSFWYLSLAGSAILAVYAVHIKDPVFILGQSMGFFIYIRNLMLIKKERETRDGSDTTAA; this is translated from the coding sequence ATGAATCTTGAATTCTGGCTGGTGCTGGGGCTTTTCGGACAACTCATGTTCTTCATGCGTTTTTTCGTCCAGTGGCTCGAATCCGAGAGGCAGAAAAAGAGCGTCATTCCCGTGTCATTCTGGTATCTGAGCCTCGCCGGATCGGCGATACTGGCGGTGTATGCGGTTCACATCAAGGACCCGGTTTTCATCCTGGGACAATCCATGGGATTTTTCATCTACATCCGCAATCTGATGCTTATAAAAAAAGAACGGGAAACACGTGATGGATCAGACACGACAGCCGCCTGA